A stretch of Triticum aestivum cultivar Chinese Spring chromosome 1D, IWGSC CS RefSeq v2.1, whole genome shotgun sequence DNA encodes these proteins:
- the LOC123180363 gene encoding transcription factor MYB61, with product MGRHSCCYKQKLRKGLWSPEEDEKLMNHITKHGHGCWSSVPKLAGLQRCGKSCRLRWINYLRPDLKRGAFAQDEEDLIVELHAVLGNRWSQIAAQMPGRTDNEIKNLWNSSLKKKLRQKGIDPNTHKPLTEADRSGAAPTISTERTSGSSDVNPSSAGALGNFGHLLSETAQSSMLLPVYDKKRPETPSLARPKVPAKELFLDQLTAGHESPSSCRSSGPTLYFPFQQQLGYSNECGSGDGANMNSLWFNQNDFSCNTISTVMPTVSPSALSTPMGLNLPPDNHRHGGTGIGSAPFYWDGVNPSSSGSTGSSGSNSMGFEPQSTNSILENSVFPWTDIGVGQEKDTRVQLVEELKWPDLLHGTFAEATTAMQNQSQSLYDDVIKAESQFNMEGICASWFQNQQPQQQLQAASDMYDKDLQRMPLSFEHI from the exons ATGGGGAGGCATTCGTGCTGCTACAAGCAGAAGCTGAGGAAGGGGCTCTGGTCCCCTGAGGAGGATGAGAAGCTCATGAACCACATCACCAAGCATGGCCATGGCTGCTGGAGCTCTGTCCCTAAACTTGCAG GGCTCCaaaggtgcggcaagagctgcaGGCTGAGGTGGATAAACTACCTAAGGCCAGACCTTAAGAGAGGTGCCTTCGCTCAGGACGAGGAAGACCTCATCGTTGAACTCCATGCTGTGCTCGGGAACAG GTGGTCTCAAATTGCAGCACAGATGCCTGGGAGGACTGACAATGAGATTAAGAACCTCTGGAACTCGTCCCTCAAGAAGAAGCTGCGGCAGAAGGGCATTGACCCCAACACCCACAAGCCCCTCACTGAGGCTGATCGCAGTGGAGCAGCTCCCACCATCAGCACCGAGAGGACCTCTGGTTCCAGTGATGTCAACCCGTCAAGCGCTGGTGCTCTAGGGAACTTCGGTCACCTCCTCAGCGAGACAGCCCAATCTTCAATGCTGCTGCCAGTGTATGACAAGAAGCGCCCTGAAACTCCAAGCTTGGCACGACCTAAGGTGCCAGCAAAGGAGTTGTTCCTGGACCAGCTTACTGCTGGTCATGAGAGCCCATCAAGCTGCCGTTCATCAGGTCCAACGCTGTATTTTCCTTTTCAGCAGCAATTAGGCTACAGCAACGAGTGTGGCAGTGGAGATGGTGCAAATATGAACTCACTCTGGTTTAACCAGAATGATTTCAGTTGCAACACAATTTCCACTGTGATGCCAACAGTTTCACCATCAGCCCTCTCGACGCCGATGGGACTGAACCTCCCACCAGACAATCACCGCCATGGGGGCACTGGCATCGGCAGTGCCCCTTTCTACTGGGATGGTGTTAATCCTAGCAGCAGCGGTAGTACCGGGAGCAGCGGAAGCAACAGCATGGGGTTCGAGCCACAGAGCACGAACTCAATTCTGGAGAACAGTGTATTCCCATGGACAGATATCGGAGTTGGGCAAGAAAAGGATACCAGAGTTCAGTTAGTGGAGGAACTCAAGTGGCCTGACTTGCTTCATGGAACCTTTGCAGAGGCAACCACAGCGATGCAGAACCAGAGCCAATCACTATACGATGATGTGATCAAAGCAGAGAGCCAGTTCAACATGGAAGGGATATGTGCTTCTTGGTTCCAGAATCAGCAGCCACAGCAACAGCTGCAAGCAGCATCAGACATGTATGATAAAGACTTGCAAAGAATGCCCTTGTCTTTTGAGCATATCTAG